In a genomic window of Nodosilinea sp. E11:
- the galK gene encoding galactokinase: protein MNYTQIFNAAPAVEALAPGRVNLLGEHTDYNDGFVLPTAIPQHTTVAIGFSPDDRHHFYSAELEERVDFDPAGASPEGFARYIDGCIRVLAAAGHKIPPLNIFVTSSVPIGSGLSSSAALEVATLRGLRSLLHLPLDDVEIAQLGQQAEIQYAGVSCGILDQMASSLADTDHMLFLDTRTLDRQILPFPPGAEIVVIDSGVARSLATSGYNQRRAECEAAADQLGVKALRDITDPQQAEPLPEPLRQRARHVITENNRVLKALEGITAAAFGKLMNDSHASLRDDYEVSVPALDTLVDILQTTPDVLGARLTGAGFGGACVALVTEGRGEAIAQSTLDQYNRTGNHGHILVS, encoded by the coding sequence ATGAACTATACCCAGATTTTCAACGCCGCCCCCGCCGTAGAAGCCCTCGCCCCCGGACGGGTGAACCTGCTGGGCGAACACACCGACTACAACGATGGGTTTGTGCTGCCCACCGCCATTCCCCAGCACACCACCGTTGCCATTGGTTTCAGCCCCGACGATCGCCACCATTTTTACTCTGCTGAATTAGAGGAACGGGTGGACTTCGACCCCGCAGGTGCTTCTCCCGAGGGCTTTGCCCGCTACATTGACGGCTGCATTCGCGTTTTGGCAGCCGCCGGGCACAAAATTCCGCCTTTAAATATCTTCGTCACGTCGTCCGTTCCCATCGGTTCTGGGCTATCCAGTAGTGCAGCGCTGGAGGTGGCCACCCTAAGGGGATTGCGATCGCTCCTCCACCTCCCCTTAGACGATGTGGAGATCGCCCAGCTCGGTCAGCAGGCCGAAATCCAGTATGCCGGGGTGAGCTGCGGCATTCTCGACCAGATGGCCTCCAGCCTGGCCGATACCGATCACATGCTGTTTCTCGATACCCGCACCCTCGATCGCCAAATTTTGCCCTTCCCCCCAGGCGCAGAGATTGTCGTGATCGACAGTGGCGTGGCGCGATCGCTGGCCACCAGCGGCTACAACCAGCGCCGGGCCGAATGCGAAGCCGCCGCCGACCAACTCGGCGTCAAAGCCCTGCGCGACATCACCGACCCCCAGCAGGCCGAGCCATTGCCTGAACCTCTCCGCCAGCGTGCCCGCCATGTGATCACCGAAAATAACCGGGTACTGAAAGCCCTAGAGGGCATTACCGCCGCCGCCTTCGGGAAGCTAATGAACGATTCCCACGCCAGCCTGCGCGACGACTACGAAGTCTCTGTCCCCGCCCTCGACACCCTGGTAGACATCCTTCAAACTACCCCCGATGTCTTGGGTGCCCGCCTCACTGGAGCTGGATTTGGCGGAGCCTGTGTAGCCCTGGTGACCGAGGGCAGAGGGGAGGCGATCGCCCAATCCACCCTTGACCAGTACAACCGCACCGGCAACCACGGACACATCCTCGTTAGCTAA
- a CDS encoding phytanoyl-CoA dioxygenase family protein: MIQSIPTTTFNSTDLDQLAADLNRDGICIIRGLFDRTLIDDWKAAFDALFHQRQQQPGGVAPRGTARGYVTLPWVTPFANPGVFANPTILGILDRVFYQEYKLVQLAADVPMQGSEYQDIHRDFRPLFSDQIVTPLYALAVNFPLVEVTADNGPFEMARGTHVMSREAGLVKIQAGEIAMEQFYMQPGDVMVRSPLALHRGTPNRTPEPRPMVVMGYVMHWLHTHKVDLTLEQAYYNGLSPEHQQLLRCNTVEQLSDNATETYVKFEY; encoded by the coding sequence ATGATTCAAAGCATTCCCACAACAACATTTAATTCAACCGATTTAGATCAACTTGCAGCAGACTTAAATCGCGATGGAATTTGCATCATTCGTGGATTATTTGATCGTACCCTAATTGACGACTGGAAAGCTGCCTTTGATGCCCTATTTCATCAGCGGCAGCAACAACCCGGTGGTGTTGCCCCCCGAGGCACCGCTCGCGGCTACGTTACTCTGCCCTGGGTTACCCCATTTGCCAATCCGGGCGTCTTCGCCAACCCGACTATTCTAGGTATTCTCGATCGCGTCTTTTATCAGGAATATAAGCTGGTACAGTTGGCCGCTGATGTTCCCATGCAGGGGTCAGAGTATCAGGATATTCACCGCGACTTTCGCCCCCTCTTTTCTGACCAGATCGTGACGCCGCTCTATGCCCTGGCGGTCAACTTTCCCCTGGTCGAAGTCACCGCCGACAACGGCCCCTTTGAGATGGCGCGGGGCACCCATGTCATGTCTCGCGAAGCAGGCCTAGTCAAAATTCAAGCGGGCGAAATTGCGATGGAGCAGTTTTATATGCAGCCGGGAGATGTGATGGTGCGATCGCCCCTGGCCCTCCACCGGGGCACCCCCAACCGCACTCCTGAACCCCGCCCGATGGTGGTGATGGGGTACGTCATGCACTGGCTTCATACCCACAAGGTAGATTTAACCCTAGAGCAAGCCTACTACAATGGGCTATCGCCAGAACACCAGCAGTTGCTGCGGTGTAACACCGTCGAGCAGCTATCCGACAACGCCACAGAAACCTATGTAAAGTTCGAATATTAG
- a CDS encoding glycoside hydrolase family 43 protein has translation MATQTYINPVYPKYFADPFVWQHQGIYYAIGTGPAEAAGEVDELHQQRVFPLLQSEDLVQWQPAGNALLRPDPTLGDNFWAPEVAHHEGTFYLYYSVGHGDKNHQLRVATSADPLGPYQDVGESLIDPKTCAFAIDPSPFQDDDGQWYLFYAQDFLDTVQGVRAGTALVVDRLSTMTTLAAEPRVVLRARHDWQRFLADRPMYGGTYDWHTLEGPCVRKQGDRYYCFYSGGRWETDSYGVDYGVADHVLGPYSDSGNEQGPRVLRSRPGSVLGPGHNSIALHPDNQSEYLVYHAWDPAMTARRLCIDRLLWTEAGPRCKGPTWTPQAF, from the coding sequence ATGGCTACGCAAACCTATATCAATCCGGTTTACCCCAAGTATTTTGCCGACCCGTTTGTGTGGCAACACCAGGGGATTTACTATGCGATCGGTACAGGGCCAGCGGAAGCCGCTGGAGAGGTGGATGAGCTTCATCAACAGCGGGTTTTTCCCCTGCTGCAATCCGAGGACTTGGTGCAGTGGCAACCTGCCGGGAATGCTTTGCTGCGGCCCGATCCAACCTTGGGAGACAACTTTTGGGCACCAGAAGTAGCGCACCATGAGGGCACTTTCTACCTCTACTATTCGGTTGGCCATGGCGATAAAAACCACCAGCTACGGGTGGCCACCAGCGCCGACCCGCTGGGGCCTTATCAGGATGTCGGCGAGTCGTTAATCGATCCAAAAACCTGTGCCTTTGCCATTGATCCCAGCCCTTTTCAGGACGACGATGGGCAGTGGTATCTCTTCTACGCCCAGGATTTTTTGGATACGGTGCAGGGGGTGCGGGCGGGCACGGCCCTGGTGGTCGATCGCCTCTCAACCATGACCACCCTCGCCGCAGAACCCAGAGTCGTGCTGCGGGCACGGCACGACTGGCAGCGGTTTTTGGCCGATCGCCCCATGTACGGCGGCACCTACGATTGGCATACCTTAGAAGGCCCCTGCGTGCGAAAGCAGGGCGATCGCTACTACTGCTTCTATAGCGGTGGACGGTGGGAAACGGACAGCTACGGCGTTGACTACGGTGTGGCCGATCACGTTCTGGGGCCATACTCAGACAGTGGGAATGAGCAAGGGCCACGGGTGCTGCGATCGCGGCCCGGTTCTGTGCTCGGCCCCGGCCACAACTCGATCGCCCTACATCCTGACAACCAATCCGAGTACTTGGTTTACCATGCCTGGGATCCAGCAATGACCGCACGACGGCTCTGTATCGATCGACTGCTGTGGACAGAGGCAGGCCCTCGATGTAAAGGGCCAACCTGGACCCCCCAAGCGTTTTAG
- a CDS encoding glycosyltransferase family 1 protein, which translates to MPEIPDLICFSHLRWDFVYQRPQHLLNRCAQARRVFIVEEAIAVPDETSWLDLSQRESGVWIVVPHMSESLSDEAFILSLQQLLSTLLAEAQMQQPIHWYYTPMAVPFTQHLPSSAVVYDCMDELSAFRGAHPQLQAWEAQLFKLADLVFTGGHSLYEAKRHQHTSVHAFPSSIEAVHFAQARQPLPEPPDQAHIPHPRLGFYGVIDERMDLELLDGIAQARPDWHLVMVGPIAKIDEASLPQRPNIHYLGGKSYPELPSYLAGWDVALLPFARNESTRFISPTKTPEYLAAGKPVVSTSIRDVVRPYGDEKLVHIADTVPEFVEAIATALDPQQTPADWLDRVDEFLAQTSWDLTWEAMNERIEAAIAANARQPLRSKTAPSKTTQSKTQYPTAIAADLDQLAI; encoded by the coding sequence GTGCCTGAAATACCAGATTTGATTTGCTTCTCTCATCTCCGGTGGGATTTTGTTTACCAGCGACCCCAACATTTGCTTAACCGCTGTGCCCAGGCTCGCCGGGTTTTTATTGTGGAGGAGGCGATCGCTGTTCCTGACGAAACCTCCTGGCTCGACCTGAGTCAGCGTGAGAGTGGTGTATGGATCGTTGTTCCCCATATGTCCGAAAGCCTCAGCGACGAGGCTTTTATCCTCTCCTTGCAACAGTTGTTGAGCACCCTGTTGGCCGAGGCTCAAATGCAACAGCCGATCCACTGGTATTACACACCCATGGCGGTGCCGTTTACCCAACATTTGCCGTCTTCCGCTGTGGTGTACGACTGTATGGACGAGCTTTCTGCTTTCAGGGGAGCCCATCCCCAACTGCAAGCCTGGGAAGCCCAATTATTTAAGCTGGCGGATCTCGTCTTTACGGGGGGCCATAGCCTCTACGAGGCCAAGCGGCACCAACATACCAGCGTCCATGCCTTCCCCAGCAGCATTGAAGCGGTCCACTTTGCCCAAGCTCGCCAGCCCCTACCAGAGCCCCCCGATCAAGCCCATATTCCTCATCCCCGGTTGGGATTTTATGGGGTGATCGACGAACGGATGGATCTGGAATTGCTGGATGGCATTGCCCAGGCGCGGCCCGACTGGCATTTGGTCATGGTTGGCCCGATCGCCAAAATTGACGAGGCTTCCCTCCCCCAGCGTCCCAACATTCACTATCTCGGGGGCAAGTCCTATCCAGAATTGCCCAGCTATCTAGCCGGTTGGGATGTGGCTCTGCTGCCCTTTGCCCGCAATGAATCGACCCGGTTCATCAGCCCGACCAAAACGCCGGAGTACCTGGCCGCTGGCAAACCCGTGGTGTCTACCTCGATTCGGGATGTGGTGCGGCCCTACGGCGATGAGAAATTGGTGCACATTGCCGATACGGTACCGGAATTTGTGGAGGCGATCGCCACCGCTCTTGATCCCCAGCAAACCCCTGCCGATTGGCTCGACCGGGTGGATGAGTTTCTCGCCCAAACCTCCTGGGATCTGACCTGGGAAGCCATGAATGAGCGAATTGAGGCAGCGATCGCCGCCAATGCTCGCCAGCCCCTTCGATCTAAGACCGCCCCATCCAAGACCACTCAATCCAAGACCCAATATCCGACGGCGATCGCCGCCGATCTTGACCAGCTAGCGATCTAA
- the glf gene encoding UDP-galactopyranose mutase codes for MFDYLIVGAGFAGSVLAERLASQQDKKILIVDTRNHIGGNAYDHYNEDGILVHKYGPHIFHTNSRDVFEYLSTFTQWRRYEHRVLASVDGQLVPIPINLDTINKLYGLKLTAFEVQEFLDSLAEPKEYIRTSEDVVVSKVGRELYEKFFRNYTRKQWGIDPSELDKSVTARVPTRTNRDDRYFTDTYQAMPLHGYTRMFEQMLTHPNIKIMLNTDYREIQDIIPYREMIYTGPVDGFFDYCYGKLPYRSLEFKHETLNEEVHQPQAVVNYPNEHLYTRVTEFKYLTGQEHLKTSIVYEYPQAEGDPYYPVPRPENAELYKQYKALAEAEPGVHFVGRLATYKYYNMDQVVAQALALHAQLSDRSTWHPRAESLPAKKSAAPTTNGNGNGTFKSPSSNGSSRSATPVAAGKAEQNGKSR; via the coding sequence ATGTTCGACTATTTAATTGTTGGTGCTGGATTTGCTGGCAGTGTTTTAGCAGAGCGCTTAGCCAGTCAGCAGGATAAGAAAATTTTGATTGTAGACACCCGCAACCACATTGGTGGTAATGCCTACGATCACTACAACGAAGATGGAATTTTAGTTCACAAATACGGCCCCCACATCTTTCATACCAATTCCCGAGATGTGTTCGAATATTTGTCTACCTTTACCCAGTGGCGACGTTACGAGCACCGTGTTCTCGCCAGTGTGGATGGTCAATTGGTGCCAATCCCCATTAATCTCGACACCATTAACAAGCTGTACGGATTGAAGCTAACCGCCTTTGAGGTGCAGGAATTTCTAGATTCTCTAGCCGAACCTAAGGAGTACATTCGCACCTCTGAAGATGTGGTGGTGAGCAAAGTCGGGCGAGAACTGTACGAAAAATTCTTCCGCAACTACACCCGCAAACAGTGGGGCATTGATCCCTCGGAGCTAGATAAATCGGTGACCGCCCGTGTCCCCACCCGTACCAACCGGGACGATCGCTACTTCACCGATACCTACCAGGCCATGCCGCTCCACGGCTACACCCGTATGTTCGAGCAGATGTTGACCCACCCCAACATCAAAATCATGCTCAACACCGATTATCGGGAAATTCAAGACATCATTCCCTACAGAGAAATGATTTACACCGGCCCGGTGGATGGCTTCTTTGATTATTGCTACGGCAAGCTGCCCTATCGATCCCTCGAATTCAAACATGAAACATTGAACGAGGAGGTGCATCAGCCCCAGGCCGTAGTCAACTACCCCAACGAACACCTCTATACCCGGGTGACCGAGTTCAAATATTTGACCGGGCAAGAACACCTCAAAACCAGTATTGTCTACGAATATCCCCAGGCGGAGGGCGATCCCTACTATCCTGTGCCGCGCCCCGAAAATGCCGAGCTCTACAAGCAGTACAAAGCCCTAGCCGAGGCCGAACCGGGGGTTCACTTTGTGGGACGGCTGGCCACCTACAAGTATTACAACATGGATCAGGTGGTGGCTCAGGCCTTAGCACTCCACGCCCAACTGTCGGACCGCTCTACCTGGCACCCCAGAGCAGAAAGCCTGCCTGCGAAGAAATCAGCCGCCCCCACGACCAATGGCAACGGTAACGGCACCTTTAAGTCTCCTTCCAGCAATGGCTCCAGCCGTTCTGCTACTCCTGTAGCGGCAGGTAAAGCCGAACAAAATGGCAAATCCCGTTGA
- a CDS encoding family 1 glycosylhydrolase: protein MSANQVSPQLELWGGVECTVNRVGDRYFDQLQRNGHDTRIEDLDCFADLGIQAIRYPILWERTAPNGPEQADWRWADERLSYLKDIGVRPIVGLIHHGSGPPHTSLLDPEFATGLAQFAEAVARRYPWLEYYTPVNEPLTTARFSGLYGHWYPHAQDDQSFIRALLNQCRGVALSMQAIRRINPAAKLVQTEDLGKVFGTPLLDYQVAFENARRWLSFDLLCGRVDQHHELWGYLRYVGVEESDLAWFLDHPCPPDIVGINRYLTSDRFLDERLDRYPPHTHGSNGQHQYADVEAVRVCADGICPAETLLKEVWERYHRPIAITEVHLGCTREEQLRWFKEIWEAVQHLRQEGVDLRAVTAWSLLGAYDWNSLVTRNECFYEPGVFDLRPPCSSILRSPSPRPTAIATMLRHLSQGKPYNHPLLEVPGWWNRSDRLLYPPVACGHTASHTPEESADFPSTRPLAHPSTHPPIHPSPLLITGATGTLGQAFARICDVRGIPYRLLSRQEMDITHPTMVEQVLDDMRPWAVINAAGYVRVDDAEQEADLCLSINADGAAILAENCAQRNIGLITFSSDLVFDGDRHQPYLESDSVAPLNVYGHSKAQAERRVLHHYPDSLVIRTSAFFGPWDDYNFLTVALRTLRAGQPFLAAADAIVSPTYVPDLVHASLDLLIDGEYGLWHLANPGAIAWADLARQTAQLAGLDASAIQSCSTQSFGYAASRPAYSVLSSERGVLLPNLDRAIAQYLHDCDRVCV from the coding sequence ATGAGTGCAAACCAGGTTTCACCCCAGCTAGAACTGTGGGGTGGCGTTGAATGTACCGTGAACCGGGTGGGCGATCGCTACTTTGACCAGCTCCAGCGCAACGGTCACGATACCCGCATCGAAGACCTCGATTGCTTTGCCGACCTGGGCATTCAGGCGATCCGCTATCCCATTCTGTGGGAACGCACCGCCCCCAACGGCCCCGAGCAGGCCGATTGGCGCTGGGCCGACGAGCGGTTGAGCTACCTGAAGGATATCGGTGTGCGTCCAATTGTGGGTCTGATCCACCACGGCAGCGGCCCGCCCCATACCAGCCTGTTAGACCCAGAGTTTGCCACCGGGCTAGCTCAGTTTGCCGAGGCCGTGGCCCGCCGCTACCCTTGGCTGGAATACTACACCCCGGTCAATGAGCCCCTGACCACCGCCCGCTTCAGCGGGTTGTACGGCCACTGGTACCCCCATGCCCAAGACGACCAGAGCTTTATTCGAGCCCTGCTGAATCAGTGCCGGGGGGTGGCGCTATCCATGCAGGCCATTCGCCGCATCAATCCGGCGGCCAAGCTGGTGCAGACCGAGGATCTGGGCAAGGTATTTGGCACGCCGCTGTTAGACTACCAGGTGGCCTTTGAAAATGCGCGGCGATGGTTATCCTTTGACCTGCTCTGCGGTCGGGTAGACCAGCACCACGAGCTGTGGGGCTATTTGCGCTACGTCGGTGTGGAGGAATCTGACCTCGCCTGGTTTCTCGATCATCCCTGCCCGCCCGATATTGTTGGCATTAACCGCTATTTGACCAGCGATCGCTTCCTAGATGAACGGCTCGATCGCTACCCACCCCACACCCACGGCAGCAACGGCCAGCACCAATACGCCGATGTAGAAGCGGTGCGGGTTTGCGCCGATGGCATTTGCCCCGCCGAGACCCTGCTGAAGGAAGTCTGGGAACGCTACCACCGCCCGATCGCCATTACCGAAGTGCACCTGGGCTGCACCCGCGAGGAGCAACTGCGCTGGTTCAAGGAAATTTGGGAGGCCGTCCAGCACCTGCGCCAGGAGGGGGTAGACCTGCGGGCCGTCACCGCCTGGTCGCTGCTCGGAGCCTACGACTGGAATAGCCTGGTGACCCGCAACGAGTGCTTTTATGAACCGGGCGTGTTTGACCTGCGGCCCCCATGCAGCAGCATTTTGCGATCGCCCTCACCCCGCCCCACCGCGATCGCCACCATGCTCCGCCACCTATCTCAAGGCAAACCTTACAATCACCCCCTGCTAGAAGTCCCCGGCTGGTGGAACCGCAGCGATCGCCTGCTTTATCCGCCCGTTGCTTGCGGTCATACTGCTTCTCACACTCCAGAAGAGTCTGCCGATTTCCCATCCACCCGCCCACTCGCCCACCCATCTACCCACCCACCCATCCACCCGTCCCCCCTCCTGATTACCGGAGCGACCGGCACCCTTGGTCAAGCCTTTGCTCGCATCTGTGACGTGCGGGGCATTCCTTACCGCCTACTGAGCCGCCAGGAGATGGATATTACCCATCCCACCATGGTTGAGCAGGTGCTAGATGACATGCGGCCATGGGCGGTAATTAACGCAGCGGGATATGTACGCGTCGATGATGCGGAGCAAGAGGCTGACCTATGCCTGAGCATTAATGCGGATGGGGCCGCTATTTTGGCGGAGAATTGTGCCCAACGCAATATTGGGCTGATCACCTTTTCCTCGGATCTGGTGTTTGATGGCGATCGCCATCAGCCTTACTTAGAGAGTGATTCAGTCGCTCCCTTAAATGTCTACGGCCATAGCAAAGCCCAAGCAGAACGACGGGTGTTACATCACTATCCCGATTCTTTAGTCATTCGTACCAGTGCGTTTTTTGGCCCTTGGGATGACTACAACTTCTTGACAGTTGCCCTACGCACCCTGAGGGCAGGACAGCCGTTTTTGGCGGCGGCAGATGCGATCGTCTCTCCCACCTATGTTCCCGATCTAGTGCATGCCAGCCTCGACCTGCTGATCGATGGCGAGTACGGCCTCTGGCACCTGGCCAATCCAGGGGCGATCGCCTGGGCTGACCTGGCTCGTCAGACGGCGCAACTGGCCGGGTTAGATGCCTCCGCTATTCAATCTTGCTCCACCCAGAGCTTCGGCTATGCGGCATCTCGCCCCGCCTACAGCGTGCTCAGCAGCGAGCGGGGAGTGTTGCTGCCCAACCTCGACCGGGCGATCGCTCAATATTTGCATGATTGCGATCGGGTTTGTGTGTAG
- a CDS encoding aminopeptidase P N-terminal domain-containing protein, which yields MTNVYSQRRQRVMDLIGGSTAVFASAPPAVMHNDVDYPFRQDSNFYYLTGFNEPGAVAVLAPHHEEHKFVLFVRPKDPEKETWSGYRVGVEQAKAQFGADAAYPIAELDEHLPKYLDKADRLYYHLGYDEAMNQRMLRHWQRLLATYYKRGTGPVALEDAGLMMQSLRRVKSVEEIDRLKRAIAIAAKAHNHALEIARPGRFEYEIQAEMEHIFRLEGAMGPAYTSIVAAGANACILHYVENNCQMQDGDLLLIDAGCAYDYYNADITRTFPVGGRFSDEQRILYELVLEAQLRAIEAVRPGAPFNQFHDAATRTITEGLVELGLLAGSVDTLIEEKKHKAFFMHGTGHFLGLDVHDAGILRNPDKTWKPFEVGNVVTVEPGIYISPTYEPVEGQPQIDDRWRGIGIRIEDDVLVTEGGCEVLTAAVPKALEDMER from the coding sequence ATGACCAATGTGTATAGCCAACGTCGCCAGCGGGTGATGGATTTGATTGGCGGTAGTACCGCTGTGTTCGCCAGCGCTCCCCCAGCGGTGATGCACAACGATGTGGATTATCCCTTTCGTCAAGACAGCAACTTTTACTACTTGACGGGGTTTAACGAGCCGGGGGCAGTGGCGGTGCTGGCCCCCCACCACGAGGAGCACAAATTTGTGCTGTTTGTTCGACCTAAGGATCCAGAAAAAGAAACCTGGTCGGGCTACCGGGTTGGGGTTGAGCAGGCCAAAGCGCAGTTTGGGGCCGATGCGGCCTACCCGATCGCCGAACTGGATGAGCACCTGCCCAAGTATTTAGACAAAGCCGATCGCCTCTATTACCACCTTGGTTACGATGAGGCTATGAACCAGCGCATGCTGCGCCACTGGCAGCGGTTGCTGGCTACCTACTACAAGCGTGGCACTGGCCCGGTGGCGCTCGAAGATGCCGGTCTGATGATGCAAAGCCTGCGGCGGGTGAAGTCCGTTGAGGAGATTGATCGGCTAAAAAGGGCGATCGCGATCGCGGCTAAGGCCCACAATCACGCCCTTGAGATCGCTCGCCCCGGTCGCTTCGAGTACGAAATTCAGGCGGAGATGGAGCATATCTTTCGCCTAGAAGGGGCGATGGGGCCAGCCTATACTTCGATTGTGGCTGCCGGTGCCAACGCCTGCATTCTGCACTACGTTGAGAACAACTGCCAGATGCAGGACGGCGACCTGCTGCTGATCGATGCAGGCTGCGCCTACGACTACTACAACGCCGACATCACTCGCACCTTCCCGGTGGGGGGGCGCTTCAGCGATGAGCAGCGGATTTTGTACGAGCTGGTGCTGGAGGCGCAGCTGCGGGCCATTGAGGCTGTCAGGCCCGGTGCCCCCTTCAACCAGTTCCACGATGCTGCTACCCGCACTATCACCGAAGGGCTAGTGGAACTGGGTTTGCTGGCGGGCAGCGTAGACACTCTGATCGAAGAGAAAAAGCACAAAGCTTTCTTCATGCACGGCACCGGCCACTTTTTGGGCCTAGACGTTCACGATGCGGGCATTCTACGCAACCCCGACAAAACTTGGAAACCTTTTGAGGTGGGCAACGTGGTCACGGTGGAGCCAGGCATCTACATCTCACCCACCTACGAGCCGGTCGAAGGCCAGCCCCAGATCGACGATCGCTGGCGAGGCATTGGCATCCGCATTGAAGACGATGTGCTGGTGACCGAGGGCGGCTGCGAAGTGCTCACCGCTGCGGTACCTAAGGCCCTAGAAGATATGGAACGTTAG
- a CDS encoding MBL fold metallo-hydrolase: MQRRKLLGYAGAGLGASLGIGLVGPAAQAQAAGVTVRSLGHTSFLFTGGGRRILVNPFRRLGCTAGFPSPAVPADIVMISSRLFDEGYLNELTGEPRVLTDPGVYDFDNLRVQGILTPHDRQGGRRFGTNTIWKWTQGGVTIVHMGGAAAPLGVEQQILLGRPDIMLVPVGGGPKAYTAAEAVQAVQVLRPKIVIPTHYSSSVAGESCDLDPVDNFLALMPGTPVTRAASGSLGVRPNDLPSEGMRIQVYQYPRA, encoded by the coding sequence ATGCAACGGCGAAAACTACTGGGTTATGCAGGGGCGGGCCTAGGGGCTAGTCTGGGAATTGGGCTAGTCGGCCCAGCCGCCCAGGCCCAAGCCGCAGGGGTTACTGTGCGCAGCCTTGGCCATACGTCTTTTCTATTTACTGGTGGCGGACGACGTATTTTGGTGAACCCTTTCCGCCGCCTTGGCTGTACAGCTGGCTTCCCTTCTCCGGCTGTGCCCGCTGATATTGTCATGATCAGCAGCCGCCTGTTTGACGAGGGCTATCTCAACGAGTTGACCGGTGAGCCCCGTGTACTGACTGATCCAGGGGTATATGATTTTGACAACCTGCGGGTGCAGGGCATTCTTACCCCTCACGATCGCCAAGGGGGCCGTCGCTTTGGCACTAATACCATTTGGAAATGGACCCAAGGGGGCGTCACTATTGTCCATATGGGCGGAGCCGCTGCACCGCTAGGGGTAGAACAGCAGATTTTGCTAGGTCGCCCTGATATTATGCTGGTGCCTGTCGGGGGTGGGCCGAAGGCCTACACGGCGGCTGAAGCTGTACAGGCGGTGCAGGTTCTTAGACCTAAGATTGTGATTCCGACCCATTACTCGTCTTCGGTAGCCGGTGAAAGCTGCGATCTTGACCCCGTTGATAACTTTTTGGCCCTCATGCCGGGCACCCCGGTGACCCGAGCCGCCAGTGGTTCTCTAGGCGTGCGCCCCAATGATTTGCCTAGTGAGGGTATGCGCATTCAGGTTTACCAGTACCCCAGGGCCTAG
- a CDS encoding response regulator — translation MTKILIIEDEPSVLDNLQDILTLENYAVVIAHNGRQGVEAALEHRPDLILCDVMMPEMDGFEVVKVLRETPTTQTIPFIFLTAKADRLDQREGMDLGADDYLTKPFRPQEVLRAIRTRLERNAALMQPYRDEAERAKTLTQQLHDNTELATMQENLLSKLSEDLREPLGNVNLALHMLGQAKTEADRDRYINVLKQEYAREIRLLKDVANLQEMLTPDNLKVLRQFNLLQNNG, via the coding sequence ATGACCAAAATTCTGATTATCGAAGACGAGCCGTCGGTACTCGATAACCTACAGGATATTTTGACCCTTGAGAACTACGCGGTGGTCATCGCCCACAATGGTCGCCAGGGGGTTGAAGCAGCCCTAGAGCATCGGCCCGATCTCATTCTCTGCGACGTGATGATGCCAGAGATGGATGGATTTGAAGTTGTTAAGGTGCTACGGGAAACCCCAACGACCCAAACCATTCCGTTTATCTTTTTGACGGCCAAAGCCGACCGTCTTGACCAGCGCGAGGGGATGGATCTTGGGGCCGATGACTACCTGACTAAACCCTTTCGCCCCCAGGAAGTGCTGCGGGCGATTCGCACCCGGCTAGAGCGCAATGCTGCTCTAATGCAGCCCTACCGAGATGAAGCCGAACGCGCTAAAACCCTAACCCAGCAACTGCATGACAACACCGAACTGGCCACCATGCAAGAAAACTTGCTGAGCAAGCTCTCCGAAGATCTGCGCGAACCCCTAGGCAATGTCAACCTGGCTTTGCACATGCTGGGCCAAGCCAAAACCGAAGCTGATCGCGATCGCTACATCAATGTGTTGAAGCAGGAGTATGCCCGCGAAATTCGCCTGCTAAAAGATGTGGCTAACCTGCAAGAAATGTTGACCCCCGACAACCTGAAGGTGCTACGCCAGTTCAACTTGCTGCAAAATAACGGCTAG